One window of Agromyces rhizosphaerae genomic DNA carries:
- a CDS encoding FHA domain-containing protein, translated as MHRYLPDAGDWLADVGERHVFAVQGVGARSVLVTAFGREASASGFLEALTTGGLAATPPFVLAVAEPAGDSAGLRVIARGVRALVDAPGGEVACDGTGVSTWAELVVPGGTAVRVALDGTAADATADGLPILAGVVPARALTWSAPADHGASEVRAAQMGVARTAGAQAADAAEPAPAPGPDEPVSEQTAIPERTVVPERTVVPEPEPEPDVASPDGAVDGATAARPERGAPSAEPVAASARPVPAPIGMPAGLPHAGAARAGRAGSAQPPVGGTIEVPPFVSGDRPQRTATGSVPRPVAVPVSGPAAAAPDTDHDGLTVLGDDLRAARRAAAAGPGDTGSAVADAPPVAAFALRLPDGAVEPIDPDLLVGRAPAVGRFAGARTPRAVPVGRGDPDISRSHFRVAVEGGTVVVTDLDSRNGTVVTLPGRQAQRLRGGEPTPVIAGTRIDLGGGHELTVVERS; from the coding sequence GTGCATCGCTACCTGCCTGACGCGGGCGATTGGCTCGCCGACGTCGGCGAGCGTCACGTCTTCGCGGTGCAGGGCGTCGGCGCCCGGTCCGTGCTGGTCACGGCCTTCGGACGCGAGGCCTCGGCGTCCGGGTTCCTCGAGGCGCTCACCACGGGCGGGCTCGCGGCGACCCCGCCCTTCGTGCTCGCCGTGGCGGAGCCCGCAGGGGACTCCGCCGGGCTCCGGGTGATCGCACGGGGCGTCCGGGCGCTGGTCGACGCCCCGGGCGGGGAGGTCGCGTGCGACGGCACCGGGGTCTCGACCTGGGCCGAGCTGGTCGTGCCCGGCGGCACCGCGGTGCGCGTCGCGCTCGACGGCACGGCGGCGGATGCGACTGCCGACGGACTGCCGATCCTGGCCGGAGTCGTGCCGGCGCGCGCCCTCACGTGGTCCGCTCCGGCCGACCACGGGGCGTCCGAGGTGCGCGCGGCGCAGATGGGCGTCGCCCGGACGGCAGGGGCTCAGGCGGCGGATGCGGCGGAGCCCGCCCCCGCCCCCGGGCCAGACGAGCCGGTGTCCGAGCAGACCGCCATTCCCGAGCGCACCGTCGTGCCCGAGCGCACCGTCGTGCCCGAGCCCGAGCCCGAGCCCGACGTGGCGTCACCCGACGGCGCCGTCGACGGCGCCACGGCCGCACGCCCCGAGCGCGGGGCGCCCAGCGCCGAACCGGTGGCCGCGAGCGCGCGTCCGGTGCCGGCCCCGATCGGGATGCCCGCCGGGCTCCCGCACGCGGGAGCCGCACGGGCCGGCCGAGCCGGATCCGCGCAGCCCCCGGTGGGCGGCACCATCGAGGTGCCGCCGTTCGTGAGCGGCGATCGTCCGCAGCGCACCGCGACCGGCTCGGTGCCACGGCCCGTCGCAGTGCCGGTGTCCGGACCCGCGGCCGCCGCGCCCGACACCGACCACGACGGCCTGACCGTGCTCGGCGACGACCTCCGCGCCGCCCGCCGCGCCGCCGCGGCCGGGCCCGGGGACACGGGTTCCGCCGTGGCCGACGCCCCGCCGGTCGCGGCGTTCGCCCTCCGCCTGCCGGACGGCGCGGTCGAGCCGATCGACCCCGACCTGCTCGTCGGGCGCGCACCCGCCGTCGGCCGCTTCGCCGGTGCCCGCACGCCGCGCGCGGTGCCGGTCGGCCGCGGCGACCCCGACATCTCGCGCAGCCACTTCCGCGTCGCCGTCGAGGGCGGCACGGTCGTCGTCACCGACCTCGACTCGCGCAACGGCACCGTCGTCACGCTCCCGGGCAGGCAGGCCCAGCGGCTCCGCGGCGGCGAGCCGACGCCGGTGATCGCCGGCACGCGCATCGACCTGGGCGGCGGGCACGAGCTCACCGTCGTCGAGCGCTCGTGA
- a CDS encoding serine/threonine-protein kinase produces MRRAPSAAPELPGLTFTRVLGSGGFADVFLYEQELPRRQVAVKVLLTDSLDGEVRQAFVAEANVMAQLSAHPYIVAIHHAGVAPDGRPYFVMEYCAGPSLAERYKRERFAVDDALRTGIRIAGAVATAHAAGILHRDIKPANVLTNDYGWPALTDFGIASALDDDLPVHTVTSLPAGGDGTSGSRSAVGMSVPWSPPEMFEDDPRPDARSDVFSLAATVHTLLAGRTPFEIVGRPNGTLDLIGRIERGAITPIERDDVPASLAAVLAKGMASRRSQRYRGVVEFARALQRVELELGYAPTPLDVPLPAGRSAADADGPDEEATRVRSVTPVTAQPQPASSAAAPIGAVPVARSTAPAEEAATRLRDVPSIPAQTRRFDAAERDRAPGAVNVVDEGTVLRGPVRAGTEAHDRTTDELPERGHAPAARTSRAGAWIAVASVVVVGVAVAAAVLLGGGPGTLDTAGADADEPASAVAGTAVPAPEVRATTTDGTATFTLVNPDPVDGDRFRWEPADGSGSPALLEAGQDAVAVDAPAGATVCIDVQVQRGGRLSEPTRGCTP; encoded by the coding sequence GTGAGGCGCGCACCCTCGGCCGCTCCCGAACTGCCCGGCCTCACCTTCACCCGCGTGCTCGGCTCGGGCGGGTTCGCCGACGTCTTCCTCTACGAGCAGGAGCTGCCCCGGCGCCAGGTCGCCGTGAAGGTGCTGCTCACCGACTCGCTCGACGGCGAGGTGCGCCAGGCGTTCGTCGCCGAGGCGAACGTCATGGCGCAGCTGTCGGCGCACCCGTACATCGTCGCGATCCACCACGCCGGCGTGGCGCCCGACGGGCGGCCGTACTTCGTCATGGAGTACTGCGCCGGCCCGAGCCTCGCGGAGCGGTACAAGCGCGAGCGGTTCGCCGTCGACGATGCGCTGCGCACGGGCATCCGCATCGCCGGCGCCGTCGCGACCGCTCACGCGGCGGGCATCCTGCACCGCGACATCAAGCCGGCGAACGTGCTCACCAACGACTACGGCTGGCCCGCCCTCACCGACTTCGGCATCGCCTCGGCCCTCGACGACGACCTGCCGGTGCACACCGTCACGAGCCTGCCCGCCGGCGGCGACGGCACGTCGGGGTCGCGGTCGGCGGTGGGGATGTCGGTGCCCTGGTCGCCGCCGGAGATGTTCGAGGACGACCCGCGCCCCGACGCCCGCAGCGACGTCTTCTCGCTCGCCGCGACGGTGCACACCCTGCTCGCGGGCCGTACCCCGTTCGAGATCGTCGGGCGGCCGAACGGCACGCTCGACCTGATCGGGCGCATCGAGCGCGGCGCGATCACGCCGATCGAGCGCGACGACGTGCCGGCCTCGCTCGCCGCGGTGCTCGCGAAGGGCATGGCCTCGAGGCGCTCGCAGCGGTACCGGGGCGTGGTCGAGTTCGCCCGAGCGCTGCAGCGCGTGGAGCTCGAGCTCGGGTATGCCCCGACCCCGCTCGACGTGCCCTTGCCCGCGGGGCGATCCGCGGCGGATGCCGACGGACCGGACGAGGAGGCCACCCGCGTCCGCTCGGTGACCCCGGTGACGGCCCAGCCGCAGCCCGCGTCGTCCGCCGCTGCGCCGATCGGCGCCGTGCCCGTCGCACGATCGACCGCGCCCGCGGAGGAGGCCGCCACCCGCCTGCGCGACGTGCCGTCGATCCCGGCGCAGACGCGCCGGTTCGACGCCGCCGAGCGCGACCGCGCACCCGGCGCGGTCAACGTCGTCGACGAGGGCACGGTGCTGCGCGGCCCGGTGCGCGCCGGCACGGAGGCGCACGACCGCACGACCGACGAGCTCCCTGAGCGCGGGCACGCGCCAGCCGCCCGCACCTCGCGCGCGGGCGCCTGGATCGCCGTCGCATCCGTCGTCGTCGTCGGGGTCGCCGTCGCGGCCGCGGTGCTGCTCGGGGGCGGGCCGGGCACCCTCGACACCGCCGGAGCCGACGCCGACGAACCCGCCAGCGCGGTCGCGGGCACGGCCGTGCCCGCCCCCGAGGTGCGCGCCACCACGACCGACGGCACCGCCACCTTCACCCTCGTGAATCCCGACCCGGTCGACGGCGACCGGTTCCGCTGGGAGCCCGCCGACGGCAGCGGCTCGCCCGCGCTGCTCGAGGCCGGGCAGGACGCGGTCGCGGTCGACGCCCCGGCGGGCGCGACCGTCTGCATCGACGTGCAGGTGCAGCGCGGCGGCAGGCTGTCCGAGCCGACCCGGGGATGCACCCCGTGA